One genomic region from Evansella sp. LMS18 encodes:
- the rpoB gene encoding DNA-directed RNA polymerase subunit beta, giving the protein MTGQLVQYGRHRQRRSYARISEVLDLPNLIEIQTASYQWFLDEGIREMFQDISPIEDFTGNLVLEFIDYSLGEPKYSVEESKERDVTYSAPLRVKVRLINKETGEVKEQEVFMGDFPLMTDTGTFVINGAERVIVSQLVRSPSVYFSEKMDKNGKKGFTATVIPNRGAWLELETDAKDIVYVRIDRTRKIPVTVLLRALGFGTDQEIIDLLGEDEYLRNSLEKDNTDSSEKALLEIYERLRPGEPPTVENAKSLLESRFFDPKRYDLANVGRYKMNKKLHIKDRLFNQRLAETLVDPETGEVLAEEGSVIDRRLLDKLIPYLENNVGFRHFTLRGGVVEEEEVELQSVLIHSPSGSDEEPIRVIGNGVVEKGVKNITPADIIASINYFFNLLHGVGNTDDIDHLGNRRLRSVGELLQNQFRIGLSRMERVVRERMSIQDANVITPQALINIRPVIASIKEFFGSSQLSQFMDQTNPLAELTHKRRLSALGPGGLTRERAGFEVRDVHYSHYGRMCPIETPEGPNIGLINSLSSFAKVNEFGFMETPYRKVDHETGRVSSQFDYLTADEEDNYVVAQANAKLADDGSFVDENIICRFRGENIIVPRDRVDYMDVSPKQVVSAATACIPFLENDDSNRALMGANMQRQAVPLLEPEAPLVGTGMEYVSAKDSGAAVVSKINGRVERVSAKYVQIRKIEEVDGKEVEGDVVRYNLQKFIRSNQGTCYNQRPIVSEGDIVTKGEILADGPSMEKGEMALGRNVMVGFMTWEGYNYEDAIILSERLVKDDVYTSVHIEEYESESRDTKLGPEEITRDIPNVGEDALKNLDERGIIRVGAEVKDGDILVGKVTPKGVTELTAEERLLHAIFGEKAREVRDTSLRAPHGGDGIVLDVKVFNREDGDELPPGVNQLVRVYIVQKRKIHEGDKMAGRHGNKGVISRILPEEDMPYLPDGTPIDIMLNPLGVPSRMNIGQVLELHLGMAARYLGIHVASPVFDGASEEDVWGTLSEAGMARDGKTVLYDGRTGEPFDNRVSVGIMYMIKLAHMVDDKLHARSTGPYSLVTQQPLGGKAQFGGQRFGEMEVWALEAYGAAYTLQEILTVKSDDVVGRVKTYEAIVKGENVPEPGVPESFKVLIKELQSLGMDVKMLSSNEEEIEMLELDDEEEQGNDKLNLNLESSESNG; this is encoded by the coding sequence TTGACAGGTCAACTAGTTCAGTATGGACGCCACCGCCAGAGAAGAAGCTATGCGAGAATCAGTGAAGTTCTGGATCTCCCAAACTTAATTGAAATTCAGACGGCTTCTTATCAATGGTTTCTTGATGAGGGTATTCGTGAGATGTTCCAGGACATCTCTCCAATTGAAGACTTTACTGGAAATTTGGTGCTTGAGTTTATTGATTACAGCTTAGGTGAACCAAAATATTCAGTAGAAGAGTCGAAAGAACGAGACGTAACTTACTCTGCGCCTCTCCGTGTAAAAGTCCGCCTTATTAACAAGGAGACTGGAGAAGTGAAAGAGCAGGAAGTATTTATGGGTGATTTCCCATTAATGACTGACACAGGCACATTTGTGATAAATGGTGCTGAGCGTGTCATCGTATCCCAGCTCGTTCGTTCACCAAGTGTATACTTTAGTGAGAAGATGGATAAGAACGGGAAAAAGGGATTTACCGCCACGGTTATACCAAACCGCGGGGCATGGTTAGAGCTTGAGACGGATGCAAAGGATATTGTATACGTGCGAATTGACCGTACGAGAAAAATACCGGTCACCGTTCTATTGCGTGCGCTTGGATTTGGAACTGATCAAGAGATCATTGATCTTTTAGGAGAAGATGAGTATTTAAGGAATTCTCTCGAAAAAGATAATACAGACAGCTCTGAAAAAGCGCTTCTGGAAATCTATGAGCGCCTTCGTCCTGGTGAACCTCCGACTGTTGAGAACGCAAAGAGTTTGCTTGAATCCCGTTTCTTTGATCCGAAACGCTATGACCTTGCAAACGTTGGACGATATAAGATGAACAAAAAGCTTCATATAAAGGATCGATTGTTTAACCAGCGCCTCGCTGAGACACTCGTTGACCCTGAAACAGGGGAAGTGCTGGCAGAGGAAGGTTCGGTAATTGACCGGAGACTGCTGGATAAGCTGATCCCGTATCTTGAAAACAATGTAGGGTTCCGTCATTTCACACTGCGTGGCGGAGTTGTCGAAGAAGAAGAGGTTGAATTACAATCTGTATTAATTCACAGCCCTTCAGGCTCAGATGAAGAACCAATTCGTGTAATCGGTAACGGGGTAGTGGAGAAAGGCGTCAAGAATATCACTCCTGCTGATATTATCGCTTCTATCAACTATTTCTTTAATCTGCTTCACGGAGTAGGAAATACAGATGACATCGACCATTTAGGAAACCGCCGCCTGCGTTCTGTTGGCGAACTGCTTCAGAACCAGTTCCGTATTGGTTTGTCCAGAATGGAACGGGTGGTACGGGAACGTATGTCAATCCAGGATGCTAATGTTATTACGCCTCAGGCGCTTATTAATATTCGCCCTGTTATCGCTTCTATTAAAGAGTTCTTTGGAAGCTCTCAGCTTTCCCAGTTCATGGATCAGACGAACCCACTGGCAGAGCTGACACATAAACGTCGTCTTTCGGCGCTTGGACCTGGTGGTTTGACACGTGAACGTGCGGGCTTTGAAGTGCGTGACGTACACTATTCCCACTATGGCCGTATGTGTCCGATTGAAACTCCAGAGGGTCCGAATATTGGGTTAATTAACTCCTTGTCCAGTTTTGCGAAAGTGAACGAATTTGGTTTCATGGAAACTCCTTATCGTAAAGTTGATCATGAGACAGGACGGGTTAGCTCGCAGTTTGATTATTTAACTGCAGACGAAGAAGATAACTATGTCGTTGCACAGGCGAACGCAAAGCTCGCTGACGACGGAAGTTTTGTTGATGAGAATATAATCTGCCGATTCCGTGGTGAGAACATCATTGTTCCCCGCGACCGTGTTGACTACATGGACGTTTCTCCAAAGCAGGTAGTATCAGCTGCGACTGCTTGTATTCCGTTCCTTGAAAACGACGACTCCAACCGTGCGTTAATGGGAGCGAACATGCAGCGGCAGGCAGTGCCTCTGCTTGAGCCGGAAGCTCCTCTTGTAGGAACAGGAATGGAATATGTTTCGGCTAAGGATTCCGGAGCAGCTGTTGTTTCTAAAATAAACGGCCGTGTTGAGCGTGTCAGTGCGAAATATGTGCAGATCCGTAAGATTGAAGAAGTGGACGGAAAAGAAGTGGAAGGGGATGTAGTACGTTACAACCTTCAGAAATTTATCCGGTCCAACCAGGGTACATGCTACAACCAGCGCCCTATTGTCAGTGAAGGGGACATCGTTACAAAAGGAGAAATTCTTGCTGATGGACCGTCAATGGAAAAAGGTGAGATGGCTCTCGGGCGTAACGTAATGGTAGGCTTTATGACCTGGGAAGGTTATAACTATGAGGATGCTATCATTCTCAGTGAACGTCTGGTGAAAGACGATGTTTACACATCTGTTCATATAGAAGAATACGAATCAGAATCCCGGGATACTAAACTGGGACCTGAAGAAATTACACGGGACATCCCGAACGTTGGGGAAGACGCACTCAAAAACCTCGATGAGAGAGGCATTATCCGTGTAGGTGCGGAAGTGAAAGATGGAGATATTTTAGTAGGTAAAGTAACTCCTAAGGGTGTAACGGAACTAACCGCGGAAGAGCGTTTATTACATGCGATTTTCGGTGAAAAAGCCCGTGAAGTGCGTGATACATCACTTCGTGCCCCGCACGGCGGAGATGGTATCGTGCTTGATGTTAAAGTATTTAACCGGGAAGACGGAGACGAGCTTCCTCCTGGAGTGAACCAGCTTGTACGAGTTTATATCGTACAGAAGCGTAAAATTCACGAAGGGGATAAAATGGCAGGACGCCACGGTAACAAAGGTGTAATCTCACGTATTTTACCGGAAGAAGATATGCCTTACCTGCCTGATGGCACACCTATTGACATCATGTTAAACCCGCTGGGCGTACCGTCCCGTATGAATATCGGACAGGTGCTTGAGCTGCACCTCGGAATGGCAGCCCGTTACCTTGGAATCCATGTTGCGAGCCCTGTATTTGACGGTGCGAGCGAGGAAGATGTATGGGGAACACTGTCTGAAGCCGGCATGGCACGTGATGGAAAAACAGTCCTTTATGATGGCCGTACTGGTGAGCCTTTTGACAACCGGGTTTCAGTAGGGATCATGTATATGATTAAGCTGGCACACATGGTAGATGACAAACTCCATGCCCGTTCAACGGGACCATATTCACTTGTTACACAGCAGCCTCTTGGCGGTAAAGCCCAGTTTGGTGGACAGCGTTTCGGTGAGATGGAAGTGTGGGCTCTTGAAGCTTACGGTGCGGCGTATACGCTGCAGGAAATCCTTACTGTAAAATCGGATGACGTGGTAGGCCGTGTGAAGACTTACGAGGCGATTGTCAAAGGAGAAAACGTCCCTGAACCAGGTGTTCCTGAATCTTTCAAAGTTCTTATTAAAGAGCTTCAGAGTTTAGGTATGGATGTTAAAATGCTCTCAAGCAATGAAGAGGAAATTGAAATGCTTGAACTTGATGATGAAGAAGAGCAAGGGAACGATAAACTGAACTTAAATCTTGAATCCAGTGAATCTAACGGTTAA
- the rpoC gene encoding DNA-directed RNA polymerase subunit beta': MIDVNNFEYMKIGLASPDKIRSWSRGEVKKPETINYRTLKPEKDGLFCERIFGPTKDWECHCGKYKRVRYKGVVCDRCGVEVTRAKVRRERMGHIELAAPVSHIWYFKGIPSRMGLVLDMSPRSLEEVIYFASYVVTETGDTPLELKQLLSEKEYRAYRDKYGRSFTAQMGAEAIRKLLQDIDLDKEVGILKEELVTAQGQRRTRAIKRLEVLEAFRHSGNNPAWMVLDVLPVIPPELRPMVQLDGGRFATSDLNDLYRRVINRNNRLKRLLDLGAPNIIVQNEKRMLQEAVDALIDNGRRGRPVTGPGNRPLKSLSHMLKGKQGRFRQNLLGKRVDYSGRSVIVVGPHLKMYQCGLPKEMALELFKPFVMKELVSKGLAHNIKSAKRKVERVQPEVWDVLEEVIKEHPVLLNRAPTLHRLGIQAFEPTLVEGRAIKLHPLVCTAYNADFDGDQMAVHVPLSAEAQAESRLLMLAAQNILNPKDGKPVVTPSQDMVLGNYYLTLEREGAVGEGNIYKDGNEALTAYRNGYVHLHTRIAIPVNSVNKTNFKEEHNGKLLLTSVGKIIFNEILPESFPYMNEPTRENLEFATPDKYFVPMTTDVRKEYQEREVVLPFKKGFLGDIIAEVFKKFKVSETSVMLDKMKDLGFHYSTKAGITIGVADIVVLKEKKEILEEAEIKVERILKQFRRGLITEEERYDKVIEIWSSAKDRIQEKLMGTLDKLNPIFMMSDSGARGNASNFTQLAGMRGLMANPSGRIIELPIKSSFREGLTVLEYFISTHGARKGLADTALKTADSGYLTRRLVDVAQDVIVREDDCGTDRGLVVQAIKEGNEVIESLYDRLVGRVAFQTIKHPETGEVLVEKNEEIFEDTAKVIEDSGIETIVIRSAFTCDTKHGVCRNCYGRNLATGSEVEVGEAVGIIAAQSIGEPGTQLTMRTFHTGGVAGDDITQGLPRIQELFEARNPKGQAVISEIEGTVAELKEVNDKREIVVQGGIETRSYPVPYGARLKVEEGQEVMPGQELTEGSIDPKELLQVSGVQGVQEYLLREVQKVYRMQGVEIGDKHVEVMVRQMLRKIRVIDNGETEVLPGSLVEVHQFNEANRDILLRGGMPATGRPVLLGITKASLETDSFLSAASFQETTRVLTDAAIKGKKDELVGLKENVIIGKLVPAGTGMARYRKISATKSTEPETEETLESATINE; encoded by the coding sequence TTGATAGATGTAAATAACTTTGAATATATGAAGATTGGCCTCGCTTCTCCGGATAAAATCCGTTCATGGTCCCGTGGAGAAGTGAAAAAGCCTGAAACAATTAACTACCGGACACTCAAGCCGGAAAAGGACGGTTTATTCTGTGAAAGAATATTCGGTCCAACAAAAGACTGGGAGTGTCATTGCGGAAAATATAAACGCGTCCGTTATAAAGGTGTCGTATGTGACCGCTGCGGCGTGGAAGTAACCCGGGCAAAAGTACGCCGTGAGAGAATGGGGCATATTGAATTAGCTGCCCCTGTCTCCCACATCTGGTATTTTAAAGGAATCCCAAGCCGTATGGGTCTGGTTCTGGATATGTCCCCACGTTCTCTCGAGGAAGTAATATATTTTGCTTCTTACGTTGTAACTGAAACAGGGGATACCCCGCTTGAGCTTAAACAGCTGCTTTCCGAGAAGGAATACAGAGCCTACCGGGATAAGTATGGCAGATCATTTACTGCTCAAATGGGAGCAGAAGCGATCAGGAAGCTCCTGCAGGATATCGACCTCGATAAAGAAGTCGGCATTCTGAAAGAAGAGCTGGTTACAGCCCAGGGACAGCGCCGTACAAGAGCGATAAAGCGCCTAGAAGTTCTCGAAGCGTTCCGTCATTCAGGGAACAATCCTGCATGGATGGTCCTTGATGTTCTGCCGGTAATTCCTCCTGAGCTGCGTCCTATGGTACAGCTTGACGGCGGCCGCTTTGCGACTTCTGATCTTAATGATCTTTACCGCCGTGTTATTAACCGTAATAACCGCCTGAAGCGTCTCCTTGACCTTGGGGCACCTAACATTATTGTTCAAAACGAGAAGCGTATGCTGCAGGAAGCAGTAGATGCTCTGATTGATAACGGCCGCCGCGGCCGTCCGGTTACCGGACCGGGGAACCGTCCTTTGAAATCACTTTCTCATATGCTGAAAGGGAAACAGGGACGTTTCCGTCAAAACCTGTTAGGTAAGCGTGTGGACTATTCCGGGCGATCTGTTATCGTGGTAGGTCCCCACCTGAAAATGTACCAGTGTGGACTACCGAAGGAAATGGCATTGGAACTGTTCAAGCCATTCGTAATGAAAGAGCTTGTGAGCAAAGGCTTAGCGCATAACATCAAGAGTGCGAAGCGAAAAGTGGAAAGAGTCCAGCCGGAAGTATGGGATGTTCTCGAAGAAGTAATTAAAGAGCACCCGGTACTGTTAAACCGTGCACCGACTCTGCACAGACTTGGAATTCAGGCATTCGAGCCTACCCTTGTTGAAGGTCGTGCTATTAAACTGCACCCGCTTGTATGTACTGCATACAATGCTGACTTTGACGGTGACCAGATGGCAGTTCACGTGCCCCTCTCCGCAGAGGCACAGGCAGAATCCCGTCTTCTTATGCTTGCAGCGCAGAACATCCTTAACCCTAAGGATGGTAAGCCGGTTGTAACTCCTTCCCAGGATATGGTTTTAGGAAACTACTATCTGACCCTCGAAAGAGAAGGTGCTGTAGGAGAAGGAAATATTTACAAAGATGGCAACGAAGCACTGACTGCATACAGAAACGGATACGTTCACCTGCACACAAGAATTGCGATTCCTGTAAATTCGGTGAACAAAACAAACTTCAAGGAAGAACATAATGGCAAACTTCTGCTTACATCCGTTGGTAAAATTATCTTTAACGAAATCCTTCCGGAATCATTCCCTTATATGAATGAGCCAACCAGGGAAAACCTTGAGTTTGCTACACCGGATAAGTATTTCGTGCCGATGACAACCGACGTGCGAAAAGAATATCAGGAGCGTGAAGTGGTTCTTCCATTTAAGAAAGGCTTCCTTGGAGACATCATCGCTGAAGTCTTCAAGAAGTTTAAAGTCTCTGAAACATCTGTCATGCTTGATAAGATGAAAGATCTCGGTTTCCATTACTCTACGAAGGCAGGAATTACTATTGGAGTTGCTGACATCGTAGTCCTGAAAGAGAAAAAGGAAATTCTCGAGGAAGCTGAGATAAAAGTAGAGCGTATTCTTAAGCAGTTCCGCCGTGGTTTAATCACGGAGGAAGAGCGTTATGATAAAGTAATTGAAATCTGGAGTTCCGCAAAAGACAGAATCCAGGAAAAATTAATGGGTACACTTGACAAGCTAAACCCTATATTCATGATGAGTGACTCTGGTGCCCGTGGTAACGCATCCAACTTTACTCAGCTTGCAGGTATGCGTGGTCTGATGGCTAACCCGTCAGGACGTATTATCGAACTTCCGATTAAATCAAGTTTCCGTGAAGGTCTGACAGTACTTGAGTACTTCATCTCCACACACGGTGCCCGTAAAGGACTTGCAGATACGGCTCTTAAAACAGCTGACTCAGGTTATCTGACACGCCGTCTTGTAGATGTTGCGCAGGATGTAATCGTTAGAGAAGATGACTGCGGAACGGACCGCGGCTTAGTGGTTCAAGCGATCAAAGAAGGAAACGAAGTTATTGAAAGCTTATATGATCGTCTTGTTGGCCGGGTAGCCTTCCAGACAATCAAGCATCCGGAAACTGGGGAAGTGCTCGTTGAGAAAAACGAGGAAATCTTTGAAGATACTGCAAAAGTTATTGAAGACAGCGGTATTGAAACAATCGTTATTCGGTCAGCGTTCACCTGTGATACGAAGCATGGAGTCTGCAGAAACTGCTACGGAAGAAACCTTGCAACAGGTTCAGAAGTAGAAGTGGGCGAAGCTGTAGGTATCATCGCTGCCCAGTCCATCGGTGAGCCAGGTACACAGCTTACAATGCGTACATTCCACACAGGCGGTGTTGCCGGTGACGATATTACCCAGGGTCTTCCACGTATTCAGGAGCTTTTTGAAGCCCGGAATCCAAAGGGTCAGGCTGTTATTTCTGAAATAGAAGGTACTGTCGCCGAACTGAAAGAAGTTAACGACAAGCGTGAAATAGTCGTTCAGGGCGGTATTGAAACGAGAAGCTACCCTGTACCATACGGGGCGCGCCTGAAAGTAGAAGAAGGCCAGGAAGTGATGCCTGGACAGGAACTGACAGAAGGTTCGATCGATCCGAAAGAACTGCTGCAGGTATCCGGCGTTCAGGGTGTACAGGAATACCTGCTTCGTGAAGTACAGAAGGTATACCGTATGCAGGGGGTAGAAATTGGCGATAAACACGTAGAAGTGATGGTTCGCCAGATGCTTCGCAAGATTCGTGTCATTGATAACGGGGAAACGGAAGTTCTCCCAGGATCCCTTGTGGAAGTTCACCAGTTTAACGAAGCAAACCGCGACATTCTCCTTCGTGGAGGAATGCCTGCGACAGGAAGACCTGTACTGCTCGGAATCACTAAAGCTTCTCTGGAAACAGATTCCTTCTTATCAGCCGCATCATTCCAGGAAACTACAAGAGTCCTTACAGATGCAGCTATTAAAGGGAAGAAAGACGAGTTAGTAGGCTTAAAAGAGAACGTAATTATCGGTAAACTTGTTCCGGCTGGTACCGGAATGGCCCGATACCGTAAAATCTCTGCCACTAAGTCAACAGAACCAGAAACAGAAGAAACACTCGAAAGTGCTACAATTAACGAATAA
- a CDS encoding 50S ribosomal protein L7ae-like protein: MSYEKVVQAAEIVVGTKQTLKALEDKQVKELIVAEDADPRVLQKVITLADRHEVPTIKVDSMKKLGKACGIDVSAATVAIKK, encoded by the coding sequence ATGTCTTATGAAAAAGTAGTGCAGGCAGCGGAAATAGTCGTAGGCACGAAACAGACGCTTAAAGCACTGGAAGATAAGCAGGTCAAAGAACTGATCGTTGCCGAAGACGCAGATCCACGTGTGTTGCAAAAAGTAATCACTTTAGCTGACAGGCATGAGGTACCCACTATTAAAGTGGACTCTATGAAAAAGCTTGGAAAAGCATGTGGAATTGATGTCAGCGCAGCGACTGTAGCTATTAAAAAGTAA
- the rpsL gene encoding 30S ribosomal protein S12, producing the protein MPTINQLVRGGRKSKIQKSDSPALNKGYNSFKKVQTDQSSPQKRGVCTRVGTMTPKKPNSALRKYARVRLTNGIEVTAYIPGIGHNLQEHSVVLIRGGRVKDLPGVRYHIVRGALDTAGVENRMQGRSKYGTKRPKK; encoded by the coding sequence ATGCCTACTATTAATCAGCTAGTACGTGGCGGCCGTAAGTCAAAGATTCAAAAATCTGACTCTCCGGCGCTTAACAAAGGATACAACAGCTTCAAAAAGGTACAAACTGACCAAAGCTCTCCTCAGAAACGTGGAGTATGTACTCGTGTAGGTACTATGACACCGAAGAAACCGAACTCAGCACTACGTAAATATGCTCGTGTGCGTTTAACTAACGGAATTGAGGTAACGGCTTATATTCCTGGAATTGGCCATAACCTTCAAGAGCACAGTGTGGTACTGATCCGCGGCGGACGTGTTAAGGACTTACCAGGTGTACGTTACCATATCGTACGTGGAGCACTTGATACTGCAGGTGTTGAAAACCGCATGCAGGGCCGTTCTAAATACGGTACAAAGAGACCTAAGAAATAA
- the rpsG gene encoding 30S ribosomal protein S7 produces MPRKGPVPRRDVLPDPLYNSKLVTRLINRIMVDGKRGKAQTILYKAFELVQERTGNDPQEVFENALKNIMPVLEVKARRVGGANYQVPIEVKPERRTTLGLRWLVSYARLRGEKTMEERLANEIIDAANNTGAAVKKREDTHRMAEANKAFAHYRW; encoded by the coding sequence ATGCCTCGTAAAGGACCTGTACCTCGCAGAGATGTTCTGCCAGATCCATTATATAATTCTAAGCTTGTAACTCGTTTAATCAACCGCATCATGGTTGACGGTAAAAGAGGAAAAGCTCAGACAATTCTTTATAAAGCATTTGAATTAGTGCAGGAGCGTACTGGAAACGACCCACAGGAAGTTTTTGAAAATGCTCTTAAAAACATTATGCCAGTTCTTGAAGTTAAAGCTCGTCGTGTTGGTGGTGCAAACTATCAAGTACCGATCGAAGTTAAACCTGAACGCCGTACAACTCTTGGTCTTCGCTGGTTAGTGAGCTATGCTCGCCTTCGTGGTGAAAAGACAATGGAAGAGCGTTTAGCTAACGAGATTATCGACGCTGCAAACAACACTGGTGCTGCTGTGAAGAAGCGTGAGGATACTCACCGCATGGCTGAAGCAAACAAAGCATTTGCTCATTACCGCTGGTAA
- the fusA gene encoding elongation factor G, whose protein sequence is MAREFSLEKTRNIGIMAHIDAGKTTTTERVLFYTGRIHKIGETHEGASQMDWMEQEQERGITITSAATTAQWKGHRVNIIDTPGHVDFTVEVERSLRVLDGAVAVLDAQSGVEPQTETVWRQATTYGVPRVVFVNKMDKMGADFIYSLGTLHDRLGANAHAIQLPIGAEDDFNGIIDLVEMKAYFYEDDLGTRTEAKEIPEEYKAQADEYREKLIEAVSELDEELMMKYLEGEELTIDEIKAAIRKGTVNVEFYPVICGSAFKNKGVQLMLDAVIDYLPAPTDVEAIKGIKPDSEEEVVRRSSDDEPFAALAFKVMTDPYVGKLTFFRVYSGTVNAGSYVRNSSKDKRERMGRILQMHANHREEIATVYAGDIAAGVGLKDTSTGDTLCDEKSLVILESMEFPEPVISLSVEPKSKADQDKMGMALAKLAEEDPTFRTHTDEETGQTIIAGMGELHLDIIVDRMKREFKVEANVGAPQVSYRETIRQAAKCEGKFVRQSGGRGQYGHVWVEFSPNEEGAGFEFEDAVVGGVVPREYIPSVKAGLEDSLDNGLLAGYPLIDVKAKLFDGSYHDVDSNEMAFKVAASMALKEAKNKCNPVLLEPIMRVEVVIPEEYMGDIMGDITSRRGRVEGMDARGNAQIVKAMVPLAEMFGYATSLRSNTQGRGQYTMHFDHYEEVPKSIGEEIIKKNAGQ, encoded by the coding sequence ATGGCAAGAGAGTTCTCCTTAGAAAAAACTCGTAATATCGGTATCATGGCTCATATTGATGCTGGTAAAACAACAACAACAGAACGAGTACTTTTCTATACAGGCCGAATCCATAAAATTGGTGAAACCCACGAAGGTGCTTCCCAGATGGACTGGATGGAGCAAGAGCAAGAGCGTGGAATCACAATTACTTCTGCTGCAACAACTGCACAATGGAAAGGCCATCGTGTAAACATCATCGACACACCAGGACACGTAGACTTCACAGTTGAGGTTGAACGTTCTCTTCGTGTACTTGATGGTGCTGTTGCTGTACTTGACGCCCAGTCCGGTGTTGAGCCGCAGACAGAAACAGTTTGGCGTCAGGCTACAACTTATGGCGTTCCTCGAGTAGTATTCGTAAACAAAATGGACAAGATGGGTGCTGATTTCATCTACTCATTAGGCACTCTGCATGACCGTCTTGGTGCGAATGCACACGCTATTCAGCTCCCAATCGGAGCAGAGGATGACTTTAACGGAATCATTGACCTTGTAGAAATGAAAGCTTATTTCTATGAAGATGATCTTGGTACTCGTACTGAGGCAAAAGAGATTCCGGAAGAGTATAAAGCTCAGGCGGACGAGTACCGTGAAAAGCTTATCGAAGCAGTATCCGAGCTGGATGAAGAGTTAATGATGAAATATCTTGAAGGAGAAGAGCTTACAATTGATGAAATTAAAGCTGCAATCCGTAAAGGTACAGTTAACGTTGAGTTCTACCCAGTTATCTGTGGATCTGCTTTCAAAAATAAAGGTGTTCAGTTAATGCTTGACGCAGTAATTGATTACCTCCCAGCTCCAACTGATGTTGAGGCAATCAAAGGCATTAAGCCGGATTCAGAAGAAGAAGTTGTACGTAGATCCAGTGATGACGAACCATTCGCTGCTTTAGCGTTTAAGGTTATGACGGATCCTTACGTTGGTAAGCTTACATTCTTCCGAGTATATTCCGGAACAGTAAATGCAGGTTCTTATGTTCGAAACTCTTCTAAAGATAAGCGTGAAAGAATGGGTCGTATCCTTCAGATGCACGCAAACCACCGTGAAGAGATTGCAACAGTATATGCAGGAGATATCGCGGCAGGCGTAGGCCTTAAAGATACTTCCACAGGGGATACACTTTGTGATGAAAAGAGTCTTGTTATTCTTGAGTCCATGGAGTTCCCTGAGCCTGTAATCAGCTTGTCCGTTGAGCCTAAGTCTAAGGCTGACCAGGACAAAATGGGTATGGCACTTGCTAAGCTTGCTGAAGAAGACCCAACATTCCGCACGCATACTGATGAAGAAACTGGTCAAACGATCATCGCTGGTATGGGTGAACTTCACCTTGATATCATCGTTGACCGAATGAAACGTGAATTCAAAGTAGAAGCTAATGTTGGTGCTCCACAGGTATCTTACCGTGAAACAATTCGCCAGGCTGCTAAATGTGAAGGTAAGTTCGTACGCCAATCTGGTGGACGCGGACAGTACGGTCACGTTTGGGTTGAGTTCTCTCCAAATGAAGAGGGCGCTGGTTTTGAATTTGAAGATGCGGTTGTCGGAGGGGTTGTTCCACGTGAATACATCCCGTCTGTAAAGGCTGGTCTGGAAGATTCATTAGATAATGGTCTTTTAGCTGGTTACCCGTTAATTGATGTTAAAGCAAAATTATTTGACGGATCTTATCACGATGTTGACTCCAACGAGATGGCGTTTAAGGTAGCTGCGTCAATGGCACTGAAAGAAGCAAAGAACAAGTGTAACCCTGTTCTTCTTGAGCCAATCATGCGCGTTGAAGTTGTAATCCCTGAAGAATATATGGGAGACATCATGGGTGATATCACTTCTCGTCGTGGACGTGTAGAAGGTATGGATGCACGTGGTAATGCGCAGATCGTTAAAGCGATGGTGCCGTTAGCTGAAATGTTCGGTTACGCAACATCACTACGTTCCAACACGCAGGGCCGTGGGCAGTATACTATGCACTTCGACCACTACGAAGAAGTTCCAAAGAGTATTGGTGAAGAAATCATCAAGAAAAATGCAGGACAATAA